From the Flavimarina sp. Hel_I_48 genome, one window contains:
- a CDS encoding DUF2064 domain-containing protein: protein MKSPTSSTALLVFSLSAKEEACRKTLNSRKNANEVVFDVLISKTAQLVSEIGLDVVWMDESKQKGPNFSSRITYAFKQLFEQGYKNVISIGNDTPGLEVAHIERAIKHLEKGKAVIGPSSDGGAYLIGLNRSQFETSDFKNLPWQKEELCSQLCANIFTKNHSLFFLAELNDLDTAEDLFNFVNQNPYSLLALISRAYPDQNISRFETIKVFFIKQAYYATGPLRAPPLQRAA, encoded by the coding sequence ATTAAGAGTCCAACTTCATCTACTGCCCTACTTGTATTCTCGCTTTCGGCGAAAGAAGAGGCATGCCGTAAAACGCTTAACAGTAGAAAAAATGCGAACGAAGTTGTTTTTGACGTTCTTATAAGCAAAACTGCTCAACTTGTTTCAGAAATTGGCCTGGACGTAGTCTGGATGGACGAGAGCAAACAAAAGGGTCCTAATTTTTCATCTCGCATTACGTATGCCTTTAAACAGCTTTTTGAACAGGGTTATAAAAATGTTATTTCTATTGGCAATGATACTCCTGGACTTGAGGTAGCGCATATAGAACGCGCAATAAAACATCTGGAAAAGGGCAAGGCGGTTATTGGCCCTTCCAGTGACGGGGGTGCTTATCTAATAGGGCTTAACCGTTCTCAGTTTGAGACTTCTGATTTTAAAAATCTACCCTGGCAAAAAGAGGAATTATGTTCTCAGCTTTGCGCAAATATCTTTACAAAAAATCACTCCCTGTTTTTTCTTGCTGAACTTAACGATCTTGATACTGCCGAAGACTTGTTTAACTTCGTCAACCAGAATCCCTATTCCCTTCTTGCCCTTATCAGCAGAGCGTATCCCGATCAAAATATTTCCCGTTTTGAGACTATAAAAGTTTTCTTTATAAAGCAAGCTTATTACGCTACAGGCCCTTTGCGGGCTCCGCCTCTACAAAGGGCTGCTTAG